A region from the Pelagovum pacificum genome encodes:
- a CDS encoding DUF2927 domain-containing protein — MNRLAALAILLLTSCAPAYAPPPDRALSPESTLPPMRTFSTSGSSRPTRSNAEIAQDFLDLSFRMESGRNLPIMTRFQGPISVRIAGPARQSTVQDLQSLLARLRNEAGIEIALTNASNASITVEAVPSATLQRAVPRAACFVVPRVSSWQEFQVARRTSQVDWTTLTRRDRAAIFVPSDAAPQEIRDCLHEELAQAIGPLNDLYRLPDSVFNDDNIHAVLTGFDMLILRAYYAPELRNGMSRAEAASRLPALLARLNPGGQSARAHGESGTSRDWISNIELALGSGNAAAQRRSAAANAVRLSGAFGWRGARLGFANYAYGRLMVGIDPPTALAAFRSADAAYAASPVMAIHRAHVAVQLAAFALSAGDAQGVLAAVEPAIPVATQHENAALLATLLMFKAEAMDILGRYAEAQNARMDSLAWARYGFGSDALVRARQREVSGLRPDTNL, encoded by the coding sequence ATGAACCGGCTCGCCGCCCTCGCCATCCTTCTTCTGACGTCCTGTGCGCCGGCTTACGCCCCGCCGCCGGACCGTGCGCTCAGCCCCGAGAGCACACTGCCCCCGATGCGGACCTTCAGCACGAGCGGCAGCTCCCGGCCGACGCGCTCGAATGCCGAGATCGCACAGGATTTCCTGGACCTGTCGTTCCGCATGGAAAGCGGTCGCAACCTGCCGATCATGACCCGGTTCCAGGGGCCGATCAGCGTGCGCATCGCGGGGCCGGCACGGCAATCCACCGTGCAGGACCTGCAATCGCTTCTCGCACGGCTGCGGAACGAGGCGGGGATCGAGATCGCGCTCACCAACGCGAGCAACGCGTCGATCACGGTGGAGGCCGTGCCCTCGGCGACGCTCCAGCGCGCCGTGCCACGTGCCGCCTGTTTCGTGGTGCCGCGCGTCTCGTCCTGGCAGGAGTTTCAGGTCGCGCGCCGCACCTCGCAGGTCGACTGGACGACGCTGACGAGGCGTGACCGGGCGGCGATCTTCGTCCCATCCGACGCGGCGCCGCAGGAAATCCGGGACTGCCTCCACGAGGAACTGGCGCAGGCGATCGGACCACTGAACGACCTCTACCGGCTGCCGGATTCGGTCTTCAACGACGACAACATCCACGCGGTTCTGACCGGCTTCGACATGCTGATCCTGCGGGCCTACTACGCGCCGGAACTGCGCAACGGCATGAGCCGGGCCGAGGCCGCAAGCCGCCTGCCCGCCCTGCTCGCCCGCCTCAACCCCGGCGGACAATCCGCGCGGGCCCATGGCGAAAGCGGCACGAGCCGCGACTGGATTTCCAACATCGAACTGGCGCTCGGCAGCGGCAACGCAGCAGCGCAGCGCAGAAGCGCCGCCGCGAACGCGGTCCGTCTGAGCGGCGCGTTCGGCTGGCGCGGTGCGCGGCTCGGCTTCGCGAACTACGCCTACGGCCGCCTGATGGTGGGGATCGACCCGCCGACGGCGCTGGCCGCCTTCCGGTCCGCCGACGCGGCCTATGCCGCCTCTCCGGTCATGGCGATCCACCGGGCGCACGTCGCCGTGCAACTGGCGGCCTTCGCCCTGTCTGCGGGGGATGCGCAGGGGGTTCTCGCCGCGGTCGAGCCGGCGATCCCCGTGGCCACGCAGCACGAAAACGCCGCGCTGCTCGCGACGCTGCTGATGTTCAAGGCGGAGGCGATGGATATTCTCGGACGTTACGCGGAGGCACAGAACGCGCGTATGGACAGCCTTGCATGGGCGCGTTACGGCTTCGGGTCAGACGCCTTGGTCCGTGCGCGCCAGCGTGAGGTTTCGGGACTGCGGCCAGATACCAACCTCTGA
- a CDS encoding GNAT family N-acetyltransferase encodes MPVEIRTLDAADEAAWRELWTAYLTFYGTTVPEEVYKTTFARLTDRADESMGCFLAISDDEPIGLVNFIFHAHCWRPEGICYLQDLYAVPEARGFGVGRALIEAVYAHADACGVPGVYWMTQDFNETARTLYDRVGSPTPFIKYERPKDAA; translated from the coding sequence ATGCCGGTCGAAATCCGCACGCTCGATGCCGCGGACGAGGCGGCATGGCGCGAATTGTGGACGGCCTATCTGACTTTTTACGGCACGACGGTGCCTGAAGAGGTCTACAAGACGACCTTCGCACGGCTGACCGACCGTGCCGACGAGAGCATGGGATGCTTCCTCGCCATCTCTGATGACGAGCCTATCGGCCTCGTCAACTTCATCTTCCATGCGCATTGCTGGCGCCCCGAAGGCATCTGCTACCTGCAGGACCTCTATGCCGTGCCCGAAGCGCGGGGTTTTGGCGTCGGCCGCGCCCTGATCGAAGCGGTCTATGCCCACGCGGATGCGTGCGGCGTACCCGGCGTCTACTGGATGACGCAGGATTTCAACGAGACGGCGCGCACCCTGTACGACCGGGTCGGCAGCCCGACGCCCTTCATCAAGTACGAACGCCCGAAGGACGCCGCATGA
- the dksA gene encoding RNA polymerase-binding protein DksA: MKAEVFLPDDYRPAEDEPFMNDLQLEYFRRKLLHWKAEILGDSRDTIEAMKDQTRNIPDIADRASEETDRALELRTRDRQRKLVSKIDAALRRIEEGEYGYCEMTGEPISLKRLDARPIATMSLEAQERHERREKVHRDD, translated from the coding sequence ATGAAGGCCGAGGTTTTCCTCCCTGACGATTATCGTCCGGCTGAAGACGAACCGTTCATGAACGATCTGCAGCTGGAATATTTCCGACGCAAGCTGCTCCACTGGAAGGCAGAGATCCTCGGCGACAGCCGCGACACGATCGAAGCCATGAAAGACCAGACCCGCAACATTCCCGACATCGCCGACCGCGCCTCGGAGGAGACCGATCGCGCTCTGGAACTCCGCACCCGTGACCGCCAGCGCAAGCTGGTCTCCAAGATCGACGCCGCGCTGCGCCGCATCGAAGAGGGCGAGTACGGGTATTGCGAGATGACGGGAGAGCCGATCTCGCTCAAGCGTCTCGACGCCCGCCCGATCGCCACGATGAGCCTCGAGGCGCAGGAGCGTCACGAGCGTCGCGAGAAAGTCCACCGGGACGACTGA
- a CDS encoding FAD-dependent monooxygenase, which translates to MASVAIIGGGIGGLAAALAFSRAGAQVSVYEQASEIAEVGAGIQITPNGARVLDALGLGEEAARRGLRAEAVEPMDALTGVRVTRFDLTKLDGPPYRFFHRADLIDLLLTGCRAAGVTIHLDARIESVGDDGTFTSESGPQRADLVVGADGIRSVCRPVLNGTDDPFFTGQVAWRAVIDDPGHPSAARIWMAPGRHVVTYPLHGGRLNIVAVQERREWAAEGWSHAAEPITLRSAFNGLSGRVSGLLDRVEEVGEWGLFRHPVALTWHRDRLALLGDAAHPTLPFLAQGANLALEDAWTLVACWTADRLETYAAERRDRVNRAIGVANRNAVNYHLSGPRRAASHLVLKGIGKVAPTAFLKRLDWLYAHDVTQASSSTTTGT; encoded by the coding sequence GTGGCATCCGTCGCGATCATCGGCGGCGGCATCGGCGGCCTTGCCGCGGCCCTCGCCTTCTCGCGGGCCGGCGCGCAGGTGTCGGTTTACGAACAGGCGTCCGAAATTGCGGAAGTCGGCGCCGGCATCCAGATCACACCGAACGGCGCACGCGTGCTCGACGCGCTCGGCCTCGGGGAAGAGGCCGCCCGCCGTGGTCTCCGCGCCGAAGCGGTGGAGCCGATGGATGCGCTGACCGGCGTACGCGTCACCCGCTTCGACCTGACCAAGCTCGACGGTCCGCCTTACCGCTTCTTCCACCGCGCGGACCTTATCGACCTGCTGCTGACGGGCTGCCGCGCCGCCGGGGTGACGATCCACCTCGACGCGCGGATCGAAAGCGTAGGCGACGACGGCACCTTCACTTCCGAATCCGGTCCACAGCGCGCCGACCTCGTCGTCGGAGCCGACGGCATCCGCTCCGTCTGCCGTCCGGTTCTGAACGGCACTGACGATCCCTTCTTCACCGGACAAGTGGCTTGGCGCGCGGTCATCGACGATCCCGGACATCCGTCCGCCGCCCGCATCTGGATGGCGCCCGGCCGCCACGTCGTGACCTATCCGCTGCACGGCGGGCGGCTGAACATCGTGGCCGTTCAGGAGCGGCGCGAATGGGCCGCCGAGGGCTGGAGCCACGCCGCCGAGCCAATCACTTTGCGAAGCGCTTTCAACGGCTTGTCGGGCAGAGTGTCAGGACTTCTCGACCGGGTGGAGGAGGTCGGCGAATGGGGCCTGTTCCGCCATCCCGTCGCGCTCACATGGCACCGGGATCGGCTCGCGCTGCTCGGCGATGCCGCCCATCCGACGCTGCCGTTCCTCGCCCAGGGTGCAAATCTCGCGCTTGAGGACGCCTGGACGCTTGTCGCCTGCTGGACGGCCGACCGTCTGGAGACATATGCCGCCGAACGGCGCGATCGGGTCAACCGGGCCATCGGGGTCGCCAACCGGAATGCAGTGAATTACCACCTGTCCGGTCCCCGCCGCGCGGCCAGCCATCTCGTTCTGAAGGGGATCGGCAAGGTCGCCCCGACGGCGTTCCTGAAACGTCTCGACTGGCTCTACGCCCACGACGTCACTCAGGCGTCGAGCTCCACCACGACCGGGACGTGA
- the xth gene encoding exodeoxyribonuclease III, with protein sequence MKIATFNINGIRARHQALTDWLDEADLDVVVLQEIKTVDETFPRDIIEDRGYNLETFGQKGFNGVAILSKLPLEDVRRGLPGDDEDLQSRWIEATVVGKTAVRVCGLYLPNGNPAPGPKYDYKLAWMERLAARAADLLAAEEPALMAGDYNVIPQPEDAARPDAWVKDALYLPETREAFRRILNLGYTEAFRAKTRAPGHYSFWDYQAGAWDRNDGIRIDHVLLSPQAADLMTDIHIESEVRGREKPSDHVPVVVELDA encoded by the coding sequence ATGAAGATCGCAACCTTCAACATCAACGGTATCCGCGCCCGCCACCAGGCTCTCACCGACTGGCTGGACGAGGCCGATTTGGACGTCGTGGTCCTGCAGGAAATCAAGACCGTCGACGAGACCTTCCCGCGCGACATCATCGAGGACCGGGGCTACAACCTCGAAACTTTCGGACAGAAGGGATTCAACGGCGTGGCCATCCTCAGCAAGCTGCCGCTTGAGGACGTCCGCCGCGGCCTGCCCGGCGATGACGAGGACCTGCAGTCGCGCTGGATCGAAGCCACCGTCGTCGGCAAAACGGCGGTCCGGGTCTGCGGGCTTTATCTGCCGAACGGCAACCCGGCGCCGGGTCCCAAATACGACTACAAGCTCGCCTGGATGGAGCGTCTCGCGGCCCGCGCCGCCGATCTGCTCGCCGCGGAGGAGCCGGCCCTGATGGCCGGCGATTACAACGTCATTCCCCAGCCCGAGGATGCGGCCCGGCCCGACGCGTGGGTCAAGGACGCGCTCTACCTGCCCGAGACGCGCGAGGCGTTCCGCCGGATCCTGAACCTCGGCTACACCGAGGCGTTCCGGGCCAAGACACGGGCGCCGGGGCATTATTCCTTCTGGGATTACCAGGCCGGTGCATGGGATCGGAACGACGGGATCCGGATCGACCATGTCCTGCTCAGCCCGCAGGCGGCCGACCTGATGACCGACATCCACATCGAAAGCGAAGTCCGGGGCCGCGAGAAGCCCTCCGATCACGTCCCGGTCGTGGTGGAGCTCGACGCCTGA
- a CDS encoding HesB/IscA family protein yields MLTLPPKVTPRAYERLAEIGAGAQGKALRVAVEGGGCSGFQYQIDLDDVSDDDLILEEQGERVVIDSVSLPFLADAVIDFTEELIGARFTIENPNASSSCGCGTSFAM; encoded by the coding sequence ATGCTCACCCTACCCCCCAAAGTGACCCCCCGTGCCTACGAACGCCTCGCCGAGATCGGCGCCGGTGCCCAGGGCAAGGCGCTGCGCGTCGCGGTCGAGGGTGGCGGATGTTCGGGCTTCCAGTACCAGATCGACCTCGACGACGTGAGCGACGACGACCTCATCCTCGAGGAGCAGGGCGAGCGGGTAGTCATCGACTCCGTTTCGCTGCCGTTCCTCGCCGATGCGGTGATCGATTTCACCGAGGAACTGATCGGCGCGCGGTTCACGATCGAGAATCCGAACGCCAGCAGCTCCTGCGGATGCGGTACGTCTTTTGCCATGTGA
- a CDS encoding deoxyguanosinetriphosphate triphosphohydrolase has translation MDAPFACDPVRSRGRLHVEPDSTFRSEFQRDRDRIIHSSSFRRLKHKTQVFIEHEGDYFRTRLTHSIEVAQVARTMAKTLGLDQELAEAVALAHDLGHTPFGHTGEEALSELMEPYGGFDHNAQTLRIVTSLERHYAEWDGLNLTWETLEGIAKHNGPVHAPVPWALARYDAQHDLELSTHASAEAQVAALSDDIAYNNHDLHDGLRAELFSTDELAELPVLKDCFAAVDRKYPGLNYYRRRHEALRRFFGILVEDVIAVTRGNIEALQPESVGDIRNAGRMMVRFSDPLWSDLKVIREFLFHRMYRAPAVVEMRRQVTQVVRDLFPLFMNDPAMLPKQWRKDVADADNETELARIVCDYIAGMTDRFAIQIHAKLCDPDSPIALEVAQLHEIAPR, from the coding sequence ATGGACGCCCCATTCGCCTGTGACCCGGTGCGGAGCCGGGGGCGGCTTCACGTGGAGCCCGACAGCACATTCCGATCCGAGTTCCAGCGGGACCGCGATCGTATCATCCACTCGTCCAGTTTCAGACGACTGAAGCACAAGACGCAGGTGTTCATCGAGCACGAGGGCGATTACTTCCGCACGCGCCTGACGCACTCGATCGAAGTGGCCCAGGTCGCGCGGACGATGGCGAAGACCCTCGGCCTCGATCAGGAACTCGCTGAGGCGGTGGCGCTGGCCCACGACCTCGGTCACACGCCGTTCGGTCACACGGGCGAGGAAGCGTTGTCGGAACTGATGGAGCCCTACGGCGGGTTCGACCACAATGCGCAGACGCTGAGGATCGTCACCTCGCTCGAACGGCACTACGCGGAGTGGGACGGGCTGAACCTAACGTGGGAGACGCTCGAGGGCATCGCCAAGCACAACGGCCCGGTGCACGCGCCGGTGCCGTGGGCGCTCGCCCGCTACGACGCACAGCACGATCTGGAGCTGTCGACCCATGCGAGCGCCGAAGCGCAGGTCGCCGCGCTTTCCGACGACATCGCCTACAACAACCACGACCTGCACGACGGGCTGCGGGCGGAGCTCTTCTCGACCGATGAACTGGCCGAGCTTCCCGTGCTGAAGGATTGCTTCGCCGCCGTTGACCGCAAGTATCCGGGCCTGAATTACTACCGCCGCCGCCACGAGGCCCTGCGCCGGTTCTTCGGGATCCTCGTCGAGGACGTGATCGCCGTGACCCGCGGCAACATCGAGGCCCTGCAACCCGAGAGCGTCGGCGACATCCGCAACGCCGGGCGGATGATGGTGCGCTTCTCCGACCCGCTCTGGTCCGACCTCAAGGTGATCCGCGAGTTCCTGTTTCACCGGATGTACCGTGCGCCCGCGGTGGTCGAGATGCGCCGGCAGGTCACGCAGGTCGTGCGCGACCTGTTCCCGCTGTTCATGAACGACCCCGCGATGCTGCCAAAGCAGTGGCGCAAGGACGTGGCCGACGCGGACAACGAGACCGAGCTTGCGCGTATCGTCTGCGACTACATCGCCGGAATGACCGACCGTTTCGCGATACAGATACATGCTAAGCTATGCGATCCGGACTCGCCCATTGCGCTGGAAGTCGCGCAACTGCACGAGATCGCGCCACGCTGA
- the argS gene encoding arginine--tRNA ligase, whose protein sequence is MNLFADIRDLVLTELDALVAAGTLPEGLDYANVTVEPPRDAAHGDMATNAAMVLAKPAGMKPRDIADALSARLSADDRIALAEVAGPGFLNLRLEPAAWQGLVATVLTQDGYGRSAMGADEKVNVEFVSANPTGPMHVGHARHAAVGDALASLLDYAGYDVTREYYINDGGAQVDVLARSVYLRYLEAHGREVEFADGTYPGDYLVPVGEALKEKVGDQFIDKGEQYWLSEVREFATAQMLELIKTDLASLGVTMDRYFSEKSLYGTGKIEAAIDDLRSKDLIYKGTLEPPKGKVPEDWEPREQTLFRSTAHGDDVDRPIMKSDGAWTYFAPDIAYHHDKLERGYAQLIDVLGADHGGYVKRMKAAVSAMSDGKVPLDVKLIQLVKLYKNGEPFKMSKRAGTFVTLSDVVEMVGPDVTRFHMLTRKNDAPLDFDFDKVTEQSKDNPVFYVQYAHARVQSVLRKAAEEGIDTSPEVLAKADLSGLTHEAEIALARKIAEWPRLIEIAARTHEPHRVAFYLYELASELHALYNRGNEEHGLRFLQEGDPTATQAKIALPVATAIVISSGLGILGVTPVDEMR, encoded by the coding sequence ATGAATCTCTTCGCCGATATCCGTGACCTCGTCTTGACCGAGCTCGATGCGCTCGTGGCCGCCGGAACCCTGCCTGAAGGGCTGGACTACGCCAACGTGACGGTGGAGCCGCCGCGAGACGCGGCGCATGGCGACATGGCGACCAACGCCGCGATGGTGCTGGCCAAGCCCGCCGGCATGAAGCCGCGCGATATCGCCGATGCGCTGTCGGCGCGTCTCTCTGCCGACGACCGGATCGCGCTGGCCGAGGTCGCGGGGCCCGGCTTCCTCAACCTGCGGCTGGAGCCGGCCGCGTGGCAGGGCCTCGTCGCGACGGTGCTGACGCAGGACGGCTACGGCCGCTCCGCCATGGGCGCCGACGAGAAGGTCAACGTCGAGTTCGTCTCCGCCAACCCGACCGGTCCGATGCACGTCGGCCACGCCCGGCACGCGGCGGTGGGCGACGCGCTCGCCAGCCTGCTCGACTATGCCGGCTACGACGTCACGCGCGAATATTACATCAATGACGGCGGCGCGCAGGTCGACGTGCTCGCCCGGTCCGTCTACCTCCGCTACCTCGAGGCGCACGGCCGCGAGGTGGAATTCGCCGACGGCACTTACCCGGGCGACTACCTCGTCCCCGTGGGTGAGGCGCTGAAGGAAAAGGTGGGCGACCAGTTCATCGACAAGGGCGAGCAATACTGGCTGTCCGAGGTCCGCGAGTTCGCGACCGCCCAGATGCTGGAGCTCATCAAGACCGATCTCGCCTCTCTCGGCGTGACGATGGATCGCTACTTCTCGGAGAAGTCGCTCTACGGCACCGGCAAGATCGAGGCCGCGATCGACGACCTGCGCAGCAAGGATCTGATTTACAAGGGCACGCTCGAGCCGCCGAAGGGCAAGGTCCCCGAAGACTGGGAGCCGCGCGAGCAGACGCTGTTCCGCTCCACCGCGCACGGCGACGACGTCGACCGGCCGATCATGAAGTCGGACGGTGCCTGGACCTATTTCGCGCCCGACATCGCCTACCACCACGACAAGCTGGAGCGGGGCTATGCCCAGCTGATCGACGTGCTCGGCGCCGATCACGGCGGCTACGTGAAGCGGATGAAGGCGGCGGTCAGCGCAATGTCGGACGGCAAGGTGCCGCTCGACGTGAAGCTGATCCAGCTGGTGAAGCTCTACAAGAACGGCGAGCCGTTCAAGATGTCCAAGCGCGCCGGCACCTTCGTGACGCTGTCGGACGTGGTCGAGATGGTCGGGCCCGACGTCACCCGCTTCCACATGCTGACGCGCAAGAACGACGCGCCGCTCGACTTCGACTTCGACAAGGTGACCGAACAGTCCAAGGACAACCCGGTCTTCTACGTCCAATACGCGCACGCGCGCGTGCAATCGGTTCTGCGCAAGGCGGCGGAAGAGGGGATCGACACGTCGCCCGAGGTGCTGGCGAAGGCCGACCTCTCCGGTCTCACCCACGAGGCGGAGATCGCGCTTGCCCGGAAGATCGCCGAATGGCCGCGCCTGATCGAGATCGCGGCCCGCACCCACGAGCCGCACCGCGTCGCCTTCTACCTCTACGAGCTCGCCTCCGAACTGCACGCGCTCTACAACCGCGGCAACGAGGAGCACGGCCTGCGCTTCCTGCAGGAGGGTGACCCCACAGCAACACAGGCGAAAATTGCGCTGCCGGTGGCTACGGCGATTGTGATTTCCTCGGGCCTTGGTATCCTTGGCGTCACACCCGTGGACGAGATGCGCTGA
- a CDS encoding SPOR domain-containing protein translates to MADFPYGADAPQPAFSASTLMNLTGAALSLALIAGIGIWSYKLVMRDVTGIPVVRAIEGPMRTAPEDPGGEVAANRGLAVNTIAAEGAAGAPEDRLMLAPASVQPSDEDLEVTLASAELTDEGTDDAAGINAADAISDMVADAAAETRGDSDELTEADVLALADQIAAGIQPLTELPEGYDTPVSLSVDGEQVGNPNAISADVPGVSLSPRPPARPMRITGIEPTNSGIVPASASAADTGVPVANASFEQAPSVAPSEIVAGTNLVQLGAFDSEAVADEEWTRMSAQFADFMTGKAKVIQRAESGGRTFYRLRAMGFDDMSDARRFCAALVAEDALCIPVQVR, encoded by the coding sequence ATGGCAGACTTCCCCTACGGCGCAGATGCGCCGCAACCCGCATTCTCTGCAAGCACGCTGATGAACCTGACGGGCGCGGCACTTTCGCTCGCCCTGATCGCGGGGATCGGTATCTGGAGCTACAAGCTCGTCATGCGCGACGTGACCGGTATTCCGGTGGTTCGCGCGATCGAAGGCCCGATGCGGACCGCGCCGGAAGACCCGGGCGGCGAAGTCGCCGCGAACCGTGGCCTAGCTGTGAACACGATCGCTGCCGAAGGCGCGGCCGGTGCTCCGGAAGACCGGCTGATGCTGGCGCCGGCGTCCGTGCAGCCCTCCGACGAGGACCTCGAAGTCACGCTGGCCTCGGCCGAGTTGACGGACGAGGGGACGGATGACGCTGCTGGCATCAATGCCGCCGACGCGATTTCCGACATGGTGGCCGATGCCGCCGCCGAGACGCGCGGCGACAGCGACGAGCTGACAGAGGCCGATGTGCTGGCGCTCGCCGACCAGATCGCGGCCGGTATCCAGCCGCTGACCGAACTTCCCGAGGGCTACGACACGCCGGTTTCGCTCTCCGTCGATGGCGAGCAGGTGGGCAACCCGAACGCGATCTCCGCCGACGTACCCGGCGTTTCCCTGTCGCCGCGCCCGCCGGCGCGTCCGATGCGGATCACCGGTATCGAGCCGACGAACTCCGGCATCGTGCCGGCCTCCGCCTCTGCCGCTGATACCGGCGTGCCGGTCGCCAACGCCTCCTTCGAGCAGGCGCCCTCCGTCGCGCCGTCCGAGATCGTCGCGGGCACCAACCTCGTCCAGCTCGGTGCCTTCGACAGCGAGGCCGTCGCCGACGAGGAATGGACCCGCATGAGCGCCCAGTTCGCCGACTTCATGACCGGCAAGGCCAAGGTCATTCAGCGCGCCGAAAGCGGCGGGCGGACCTTCTACCGGCTGCGCGCCATGGGCTTCGACGACATGTCGGACGCACGCCGCTTCTGCGCGGCGCTGGTCGCCGAGGACGCTCTCTGCATCCCGGTTCAGGTGCGCTGA
- a CDS encoding glycoside hydrolase family 3 N-terminal domain-containing protein, translating to MSRAVIFGCEGAALTPDEAAFFRQADPFGFILFARNVEAPDQLRALTASLRETVGWNAPILIDQEGGRVQRMGPPNWRQYLPALDQMRQARDPMRAQYIRNRLIAAELHDVGIDVDCAPLADLVEPQTHPVLLNRLYGEDVDTVVEAARVCAEALLDGGVLPVLKHIPGYGRASVDSHAELPRLSEPVEELVIRDFAPFRALKDMGMGMTAHIVVNDIDPDQPATTSERMIRLIREEIGFSGLLMTDDIGMEALSGTMAQRAAGCLDAGCDLVLHCNGTLAEREQVASACTLMTGAANARADAALSQRKAPLPIDTKAMVAELADLLN from the coding sequence GTGAGCCGCGCGGTCATCTTCGGCTGCGAAGGTGCCGCGCTCACGCCAGACGAGGCCGCGTTCTTCCGGCAGGCCGATCCGTTCGGCTTCATCCTCTTCGCCCGCAACGTCGAGGCGCCCGACCAGCTTCGGGCGCTCACTGCGTCCCTGCGCGAGACGGTGGGCTGGAACGCGCCCATCCTGATCGACCAGGAGGGCGGCCGGGTGCAGCGCATGGGGCCGCCGAACTGGCGGCAGTATCTTCCCGCGCTCGACCAGATGCGGCAGGCCCGCGACCCGATGCGCGCGCAATATATCCGCAACCGCCTGATCGCCGCCGAGCTGCACGATGTCGGGATCGACGTCGACTGCGCCCCGCTGGCCGATCTGGTGGAGCCGCAAACTCATCCCGTCCTGCTGAACCGGTTGTACGGCGAAGATGTCGACACCGTGGTCGAGGCGGCGCGCGTCTGTGCCGAGGCGCTGCTCGACGGTGGCGTCCTTCCGGTGCTGAAGCACATTCCCGGTTATGGGCGCGCCTCGGTCGATTCCCACGCGGAGCTGCCGCGCCTGTCGGAGCCGGTCGAAGAGCTCGTGATCCGCGACTTCGCCCCGTTCCGCGCGCTGAAGGACATGGGGATGGGCATGACCGCCCATATCGTCGTGAACGACATCGACCCCGACCAGCCCGCCACGACATCTGAACGCATGATCCGCCTGATCCGCGAGGAGATCGGCTTTTCGGGACTGCTGATGACCGATGACATCGGGATGGAGGCCCTGTCGGGCACGATGGCGCAGCGTGCCGCGGGCTGTCTCGATGCGGGATGCGATCTTGTCCTCCACTGCAACGGCACTCTGGCTGAACGCGAACAGGTCGCCTCGGCCTGCACGCTGATGACCGGGGCAGCGAATGCCCGCGCGGATGCCGCGCTGTCGCAGCGCAAGGCGCCGCTGCCGATTGACACGAAGGCGATGGTGGCCGAACTTGCCGACCTTCTGAACTGA
- a CDS encoding segregation and condensation protein A, with amino-acid sequence MQDGVSSTDVQDRLAAEALIVDVDGYEGPLDLLLQMSRTQKVDLREISILALARQYLAFIEKARELRIELAADYLVMAAWLAFLKSRLLLPPDPEEEGPSGEELAAHLAFQLERLEAMRNVAARLMARDQLGRDRFARGITEDVTRVRRVTYTANLIDLMQAYARIRTKDEFRPYAFDRENLLTMEQALDRLRPMIGFMGQWADITAYLPEGWGAEPGRRRTATASTFAASLQLVKEGHLEIRQGETFAPIQIRRKPE; translated from the coding sequence GTGCAGGACGGGGTCTCATCGACGGACGTACAGGATCGTCTCGCCGCCGAGGCGCTGATCGTCGATGTCGACGGCTACGAGGGCCCGCTCGACCTGCTGCTGCAGATGTCGCGAACCCAGAAGGTCGACCTCCGGGAGATCTCCATCCTGGCGCTCGCGCGGCAGTATCTGGCGTTCATCGAGAAGGCGCGGGAGCTTCGGATCGAGCTGGCGGCCGACTACCTCGTGATGGCGGCGTGGCTGGCGTTCCTGAAGTCCCGCCTGCTCCTGCCGCCGGATCCGGAGGAAGAGGGGCCGTCGGGCGAGGAACTCGCCGCGCACCTGGCGTTCCAGCTCGAACGGCTTGAAGCGATGCGCAACGTCGCCGCGCGACTGATGGCGCGGGACCAGCTTGGCCGCGACCGCTTCGCGCGCGGGATCACAGAAGACGTCACGCGGGTGCGGCGGGTGACCTACACCGCCAACCTGATCGACCTGATGCAGGCCTATGCCCGGATCCGCACGAAGGACGAGTTCCGCCCCTACGCCTTCGACCGCGAGAACCTGCTGACGATGGAGCAGGCGCTCGACCGGCTGCGGCCGATGATCGGCTTCATGGGGCAATGGGCCGACATCACCGCCTACCTGCCCGAGGGCTGGGGCGCGGAGCCCGGGCGGCGGCGTACCGCGACCGCCTCGACCTTTGCCGCGTCGCTGCAACTTGTGAAGGAAGGCCACCTCGAGATCCGTCAGGGCGAGACCTTCGCACCCATCCAGATCCGCCGGAAGCCGGAATGA